From Palaemon carinicauda isolate YSFRI2023 chromosome 29, ASM3689809v2, whole genome shotgun sequence, one genomic window encodes:
- the LOC137622849 gene encoding uncharacterized protein: MAESIVYPPLYLNQDGLGLRSRPSIMPAAIKNTIDAQKETQPLDFSTKGKKILLAQIDGHSSEKNNNKPICDPVIEHTSRKTPTKTQESSALPNAAPNPVDPNIFKAPFHLGMSPSFPQYNHACTSPLPGPPKPSPTPAMSGINALLLAQLQANPLLLSTLQSALNASRFTAQFEPFLPSTSHVPSPANFQIPGSHLHSGTNPTSLLGLNPLPVNGLGPRMLGMESFKESSLLDRSLRNDSLGPVLGSVIGSTGSSIGSVTPMASRAGIVAPTTSLRDLMDPPTSILTSSQTEAAINAESNESYMKFRKRMLEQVGGSKARRIRLDQSVRERDNSNSSDMILGNNSGKTSEMSPDRCGSSVSGTTDNNSELEVVGEDNSDEVTKAVDSTSEFRASMTSDASNDATCSNSNDNESDAGSMTKQSSSQSTDVVKDEAYWERRRKNNEAAKRSRDARRAKEDEIAIRAAFLEQENIKLRIELSSLKSETTKLRCLLYNS; this comes from the coding sequence ATGGCTGAAAGCATCGTTTATCCACCTTTGTACTTGAACCAGGACGGTCTAGGCTTAAGATCCCGTCCATCTATTATGCCAGCAGCCATCAAGAACACCATTGATGCACAAAAAGAGACTCAACCTTTAGACTTCTCCACAAAGGGAAAGAAAATCTTACTGGCGCAGATCGACGGACACAGCagtgaaaaaaataacaacaagCCTATTTGTGACCCTGTAATAGAACACACAAGTCGAAAGACTCCAACCAAAACTCAAGAAAGTAGTGCCCTACCAAATGCTGCACCAAATCCTGTGGATCCTAATATTTTTAAAGCTCCCTTTCACCTGGGAATGAGTCCCTCCTTCCCTCAGTACAATCATGCTTGCACAAGTCCTCTTCCAGGTCCTCCCAAACCGTCGCCAACGCCAGCAATGTCTGGTATCAATGCTCTTCTACTTGCCCAGTTGCAAGCTAATCCCCTACTACTGTCGACGTTACAATCTGCTCTTAATGCTAGTAGATTCACTGCACAGTTTGAGCCCTTCTTACCCTCGACAAGTCATGTACCTTCTCCAGCTAATTTCCAAATACCTGGTTCTCATCTGCATTCAGGTACCAATCCGACTAGCTTGCTTGGTTTAAATCCTTTGCCAGTTAATGGCTTAGGACCAAGAATGCTAGGCATGGAGAGCTTCAAAGAATCGAGCTTATTAGATCGAAGCCTCAGAAATGACAGTCTGGGGCCAGTTTTGGGCTCTGTTATTGGGTCTACCGGTAGTTCCATTGGAAGTGTCACCCCAATGGCAAGTCGAGCAGGAATTGTGGCTCCTACTACAAGCTTAAGAGATCTGATGGACCCCCCTACCAGTATCCTGACTTCCTCGCAGACTGAAGCAGCCATTAACGCAGAAAGTAACGAATCTTACATGAAGTTTCGTAAAAGAATGCTCGAGCAAGTAGGTGGCTCAAAGGCTCGGAGAATACGCCTCGATCAATCTGTACGcgaaagagacaattcaaatagtAGTGATATGATATTGGGAAACAATTCCGGCAAAACCAGTGAGATGAGCCCTGACCGTTGTGGAAGTTCAGTAAGTGGCACAACTGACAATAACTCTGAGCTTGAAGTCGTCGGTGAAGACAATTCAGATGAAGTTACTAAAGCTGTTGACTCCACATCTGAATTCAGAGCGAGCATGACCAGCGATGCTAGCAATGATGCCACTTGCAGCAACAGCAATGACAATGAAAGTGACGCTGGTAGCATGACGAAGCAAAGCTCCTCCCAGAGTACAGATGTTGTAAAAGACGAGGCTTATTGGGAACGACGCAGGAAGAACAATGAGGCTGCCAAAAGGTCTAGGGATGCGAGGCGAGCAAAGGAGGACGAAATAGCGATACGAGCGGCATTTTTGGAGCAAGAGAACATCAAGCTGAGAATAGAACTGTCTTCCTTGAAATCAGAAACGACGAAGTTGCGCTGTTTGCTGTACAACAGCTAG